TGGGTTGGCAGCAAGCCATAGGTTCCTCCGGCTCCGCGCGGTTCCTGGCCAAGGTGCTCAAGGCCAATGGCCTGAATGACTACGGCCAGGACGGCATCACCTATGGCGGCCTGCTGCGCCTGTCGTTGCGCCTGCTGGAGGCGGGGCACGTCAAGCGCCTGCGGCTCGCGGGCCTGCAATCCCAGCGCCTGGGCGTCCTGCCCGGCGGCCTGGCGCTGATGCTCGCGGCGTTCAAGGTCTTCGGCCTGGCCCAGATGACGCCGTCGGAACCGGGCCTGCGGCTCGGGGTGCTGCACGGGCTGATCTGTAACAACTGATTACCATCACCTTCGTGCCAGGGCGATCGGGGCAACCTGGTCGCCGCGCGCTATCGCCACTTCTCGCGGATCTGTCCGGTTTGCACCGTCCGGGCGGCCATGCCCCTCATCACCCCGCGCCCGGCCCCTGGGAAAAACCGGTGTAATAAAAAGTGCGTTTATCGCGGGCACTATCCCAGCAGTCTGAAACAGGGGGAAACCCAACCATGAGCGACATCCACCGCGTGCTGTTCGTCTGCGCCAGAAACGACGCTCGCTCGCTGATGGCCGAGGCGCTGCTGCGCCATGCCGACGCCGAGCACTTCGAAGCCTTCAGCGCCGGCCTGGTGGCCAGCGAGATCGACCCGCGCGCCCTCGATTCCCTGGAGCACATCGGCATCGTCACCGAGGGGCTGCGCAGCAAGTCCCTCGACGAGTTCGCCGGGCAGCCGTTCCACTACGTCATCGCCTTGTGCGACAAATCGTCGGAACAGATCGGGCGCATACCGGCTGCCGGCGAGCGGATGGTGTGGAATTTCGAAGACCCGGCCAGCAGTGACAGGCACGAACCCTTTCGCCACGCCCTGCAGGAAATCCACGATCGGATCCACATGTTCATCACGGTGAAAACCCGATCG
This portion of the Pseudomonas sp. MRSN 12121 genome encodes:
- a CDS encoding arsenate reductase ArsC, with translation MSDIHRVLFVCARNDARSLMAEALLRHADAEHFEAFSAGLVASEIDPRALDSLEHIGIVTEGLRSKSLDEFAGQPFHYVIALCDKSSEQIGRIPAAGERMVWNFEDPASSDRHEPFRHALQEIHDRIHMFITVKTRS